The Diabrotica virgifera virgifera chromosome 4, PGI_DIABVI_V3a genome segment ttATACAACCGGTATAAAAAAACCTCCGAAATCGGTAtaagactcttcctgcactctccgatttaatcagagtattatgcagctgctacatttttgtgttgcaaagaaatttaaaatgttgatacattttaattcatttactcttttgttgagtactaaggaatctttcttgttggaacttttaccacgctgagcagatgggttgtgaattattttaaattctctcatcttaattttctcggcatcctgtatgatttaaaatttttgaaaatctcgggaggttgtaaccaaagaaagtattccacctgttgtcaatctggtggtatggaaacgatatttattgtcgttttctgtgctagttcgattgataacttactttgtttttaggtagatggctctagtacatcagtgacatttcgttctttgcaattcggaaaggcccaaattGTGATGCCTGGgaaaatcggagagaagaggatatgggacttcTGATGAGGAGAAAAAAACCTCTGAAACTGGTATAGATTCTTCCTGCACTCTACTATGTAACCAgggtattatgcagctgctgcattttcgtgttgcaaagaaattgaaaatgtttatacattttaattcatttactattttgttgagtactaaggaatctttcttgttgaaacttttaccacgctgagcagatgggttgtgaattatttaaaattctctcatcttaatttcctcggcttcctgtatgatttataatttatgaaaatctcgggaggttgtaaccaaagaaagtattccacctgttgtcaatctgatggtatggaaacgatatttattgtcgttttctgtgctacttcgattgataacttactttgtttttagttagatggctctagtaGGTACATCCGttacatttcgttctttgcaattcggaaaggcccaaagtgtgatgcctggggaaattGGAGAGAAggggatatgggactactgatgaggaggaaaaacctccgaaaccggtatagactgtTCCTGCAATCTCTGATTTAACCAGAGTGTTATGcggctgctgcattttcgtgttgcaaagaaatttaAAATgtctatacattttaattcatttactcttttgttgagtactaaggaatctttcttgttggaacttttaccacgctgagcagatgggttgtgaattatttaaaagtctctcatcttaatttcctcggcatcctgtatgatttataatttttgaaaatctcgggaggttgtaaccaaagaaattGTCCTGTTGTCAacctggtggtatgggaacgatattttttgtcgttttctgtgctacttcgattgataacttactttgtttttaggtatgtgtgtgtgtgtgtgtgtgtgtgagaaaaaatggcttggatgcgggtccgttagccacagatttttattttatttttacctcaatttattagttttgttatattcccacctatctgactcaaatgattatatttgtttctttcaggtagtttatgagtaatttaaatatttccattttatgacaacttagtagatattctatactaattggaaaatgaacttgtgtttgtcgtaaattgtaatacaattgatttatatatctctcgttaattttgcattcaaagaaaatatggttcaaatctctaatcgaaacattatcacaaaaacagactgatgaattaactattcctaatttgtgcagatgtacctcatattttccgtgtcgagtttttaatctgacgatagtagaaatatcttgctttggcaggttatacttaaatatgtattcaggtggcggaggaagttcttgatgtaaagaaaaatataaattttttgatttgcttgaaatatttttccattgttttttccatattttatttattctatctttgacgtcatttattgcatctgtcgataagatctgagttaggatctcaccattttttattgcatctttggccaactcatccactttctcattacccagtataccggcatgcccttttgcccatataaatactacttccactttagacaaattattttttatattacataaaatttttgatttgtatgaattaaaatcagtgttttgaattgcatatattgcagatctggagtctgttattatcacagctttttcaatattattctctttgatccattctagagctttttcgatggctataatctcagctgtaaaaatactactaatactagataatttataattattatgttgatgggtattttgcacatacatagcacatcctacttattgtttatatttatatttataaacacCATATTGTTTTtaggtagatggctctagtacatccgtgacatttcgttctttgcaattcggaaaagCCCAAATTGTGATGCCTGGgaaaatcggagagaagaggatatgggacttctgatgaggaggaaaaaacatCTGAAACTGGTATAGATTCTTCCTGCACTCTACTATGTAACCAGAGTATtttgcagctgctgcattttcgtgttgcaaagaaattgaaaatgtttatacattttaattcatttactcttttgttgagtactaaggaataagtttcttgttggaacttttaccacgctgagcagatgggttgtgaattatttaaaattctctcatcttaatttcctcggcatcctgtatgatttataatttttgaaaatctcgggaggttgtaaccaaagaaattattccacctgttgtccatctggtggtatggaaacgatacttattgtcgttttctgtgctacttcgattgataacttactttgtttttagttagatggctctagtaGGTACATCCGttacatttcgttctttgcaattcgaaaaggcccaaagtgtgatgcctggggaaatcggagagaaggggatatgggactactgatgaggaggaaaaaacctccgaaaccggtatagactcttcctgcaatCTCTGATTTAACCAGAGTGTTATGcggctgctgcattttcgtgttgcaaagaaatttaaaatgattatacattttaattcatttactcttttgttgagtactaaggaatctttcttgttggaacttttaccacgctgagcagatgggttgtgaattatttaaaattctctcatcttaatttcctcggcatcctgtatgatttataatttttgaaaatctcgggaggttgtaaccaaagaaattattccacctgttgtcaacctggtggtatgggaacgatatttattgtcgttttctgtattgtgttacttcgattgataacttactttgtttttaaaGTATAATGTAGTTAAGTGGagaggcgcaaaatcttggtccaatgttgtttaaatgcattcatttttttcgaatcctgagaaatgTAATCCTTCAGCCCTcgcctcggtaataatgtaatctttcattctcattttaattttttcaatgaTAGTTATTAGTATTCTCAGGATTCAAAAGAAATGGttacatttaaatagcattggatcaAGATTTTGTGCCTACCCCCTTAAATGGGAGTCCTATTTTTGTTGTTGTCCGATTGTAAATCTCTCTGACTTTTTCTCATATTATATCTTCTAAAGCGACCCTTCCAAATATTCTGTTTAGTTACATATTATTCTGGCGCCTACGTAaacatatattttgttttatacttTGTGTACTGTTATATTTGTGAAGCTTAACAGTTATTTGGTATCGTTAGGGCAATGACAACGAAAAATACTGTAATGAGCAAAAACTGGTTTTTATTCATACAACAACTTAACAACTgtgtaataaataataatttctacTGGCATATTACCTtaagtataatatattttaagttaTAACTTTActtaataatacaataataactagagctcgggaaatttgcacttaaaaaaccctaaaatatgcatgcaaatatgcacaaaaaccgttgaaatatgcacttaaatatgcttttatgcatttaattcatataaataaacaacacGGTAGTCCTTGTtttgaaggtatttaattatttatttgatgccaatggactgtcgaggcatttaagctaaataaaaaaaataatttttttatgcttgacataaaaaatatttattgaacttTCTGTAacctacatcattatattcatttattctttaaatttatcatcattctttattattACAAATATTATGAAAGCTGTACATTATTAAacgtttttccaaattttctaagaagcaaacttaaaatattgtttaattgaGGGTTttacctataaaattaaattatcttcacatttccccatcttaatataattttttttaagttattttgtgatattcttcatttttctttaacgccgtgcagaatttttgatacactttgttggtttcaccaaggtgtttaattatttcatttaatgaattgataatttcaatactttggtcTAAAGAAATGTTTCGATTTTCTAATTTAGTGATTGGCTaagcaatatttacaaaattggtttgaatatgtgtcaaattactttttaataacggttttttttttaacatccacACATTTTTCATAGCACCTGAGTTACGTCTACATCGAAACCAGAAATGACGTCTCTAATTTCCTCAAAATATCGtttatgaaatttacagaatttaaccaTGTTCTCCATCTAGTTATCACAGGTTCAGGTGGTACAAGCACATTAGTAAAACGGTCTTTATACACCTATCCTCGCAGAAGGGCTTTAAAAATATGTTTCTAATTTTGAGAGAAGGGTATTGGCCATTGGAAATTCTATCCTTACAGTTTGTAGCCTCCTGCTACCCTATTTGTAGCAGAAGCGTGCTCTAGACAAGcaacaaatttgaaaaaatatttttaaatgttgccCACTTTTGGTCTTATGGCGCAGCATCacttaacaataacaaaatattttcactaacaaaatgtgactgcatattgtagagtctccTTCGTCTCCTTTATTTATCgccttatatattgtaaaaggaAGATATTAGGGTCATTACTAGAAAGTGGCTAtacgagaattttcagatttattgtttagatctgagacttctcatttctctttaaaatgcatctatgcaaaaaagtctaaaaatatgcaattttaataaatgcatatgcacttacaaaatttatccaaaatatgcacaTATGCACTTAATTATGCATTtggcatatttcccgagctctaataGTAACAAAAGTCTTCAGATGATTAGTTTTTTCACAGTCTAATTCAGTTCTattgatatataaaaaatgataacGAAAGCAAATGTGAATCTAAACAGATAAAAAATCTCTGACGTAATAACCAAATCAAGGCAAACCACGAAAACATACTCAAAAAAATAACTAATCAGATAGTGTGAAACCTTCGAATGTTGGAGACTTGAGAAAAAGATAACTAGGCAAATCAAGTAAACATGTGTAGAAATCAACATGAAGACATGTTTACAACAATAGTACATAGTAGAATTATGAGCTATTACCTTTGGTTTCGGTGAACCTCCAgagattttcacgaaaattgatgagtggttagaggatacctcaaaaaacaaaagtgacataGTGGCAACTTCGCTTTTGCCGTGGGGTGGATGCCATCCCTTCTCGGGTtgaagattattttattaaaaatatccttATAAATTGACAGAGGGCAAATTCTaagcaatatttattatataggtattaataaaaagcaatattttttgagttattaaagaccaaaaattttaatttatcgtgaaaaaaatgcatggttTAAAAGGCCATCCATAAATAGCTtaaaaagaataagttttttgaaaaaagttattattaccaaaattgaagataattataaaatcaaataaattcagtactaaaaaaattttttaatatgtattaattccaaaattacaaaaaataagtaCAATCACATTTCGAGGTTTTTGAGGTTATCTAAAAGCTGAAATATCGCAAAATTTGAGAAACATTTTTTATACTAAAATAATACTTTTAGGTTTTTAATAAAGCTAGCATAATTTTTACCACTTGAACCATCTAGTTTCTTTAGAAACGTTTCTGCTTATATGGAATTTAACTCAATGTAATAAGGTAAGCCAATAATACACATTGATATTAATCATTCTTACTTACTTAAAATTTCCTGAATTTCTGCCAAACTTTTACCCCTAGTTTCCGGTAAATAACAGAATAACAAAACGGAACAAATTGATGTGGCTAAACAGTAGATGCCCATACACAAGTAAATTCCATATGCGTCTTTAAGTAAGGGATATGCAAAATTTATAATAACTGTCATCACGCATTGTGAGATAGTAATAGTTGCAACCCCTAAAGCTCTTTGTTCATTACGAAATAGTTCACCGATCATAACCATTGGAATAGGTCCCAAGCCTAGACCAAAAGAAGTAATAAAGGTAATAATAAAAGCAATAGGTACCCATCGTATGTCCTTGACAAATGATAGCTCAATTTTTTGAGCATAGAAATAGAAAGTCAGAAACAGCAACGAAAGTGCACAACCAAAGGAAGACCATAATAATAACGGACGTCTACCAAAACGATTTACAATAAACGTAGCTAGAAGTGTGACTGTAATTTGAGCTGCTCCAAATATTATACCAACTACATCACTAGACAGCGTTGAACCCGCTTCATTAAAAATTGAGCCCAAATAGGCCAACATAGTTGGAACACCTGTAAGTTGCTGTGTAGCAAATAATGTAAAACCTAAAAACAAACCTTTCTTTAAACCAGGACTACTAAACAACCCAACAATTGTATTCTTATCAGTTGTGTCACCAGAATTAAAAATTTCTATAGATTCGTACTCTAACTCAGCGCTTACAACTGTACTGTACTTCCTCAAATGTTTTAATGCGTCTAAGGCTTCTGACTTTCTTCTTTTACCAACTAAGTAAGTCGGAGATTCTGCTATGAAAAATGAGAACACGACGTGAAGGAATGCTGGAAGGGCTATTATAAGAGTAAAATATTTTACGCTATCTATTATTGCTCCAAATGTATAGCCAAGAAGGTTACCAATTGGCACCATAAGGCCAACTACGCAGCCCATCCAAGCTCTATGTTTGTCTTCTGAAATCTCACTACAATAAAttgaaacatttattaaaattcccgCTGCAACAAAACCgttcaaaaagaaaaatatatagtAGATATAAAGGTTTGATGCAAAAGCTATGGCAGTCAAAGAACAACCATATACAAGGCCAAGCACTCTCATGCTTAGTTTCCTCCCAAAAGCATCTGATAATTTTGCCATTAAAATGAAACCTAAAATGGAGGCAAATGCGGCTAAAGACATCAATATTGAAGTTTCCAGAGATGTCATTGGCTCTGATAATGGATTTATGTCCGTATCATTGGAATACAATTTTGGAAGGACCGGTGAAGACCATACCATTACGCTCCCGTTTGTTACAAGTAGTGAACTTgctaaaataaaaacaaatataagtacttatatatttaaataaaaccatgcatgtttaaaatgtttttaaaataaaacaaaaatgttgttaatttattaatattttttattttgataacgacgtccgaagtggaattCGAAAGGTCactaaaatcatttttcaagttaaattgtggtttatttcccaattataacagtaaattacataaatgccacaaataaatattagttttagaataataacaaaataaaagaaatGGTCAACAAAAACACTTCACAGATCATGTTTTttgattaaacaaattaaacaggccaacaaaatagttatttttctacggccgtgctaaaagagccactttcacgcacgcatttcgtttccgaaagttgcacttccGGCACGgagtgcgtgaaagtaaattttcccgcacggcgtgcgggaaagtaaaataccttgtaatatggcattatgatatattattataatacatgaaataaactaatatttagatattatttactaatttatttcaaatttatcttattgtgttcatgttttaatgaaattagcgcgataaatcgatgaaataaaattattttgacataatatttaaaagtaagatcagtagacaataacaatggttttgaatcgtcgtcatggaaaccaacatcgtcgtcgtggtaactcattatattgaaagttttggttttgacaaccttgtcaatgaattaatttgtgtattttcacttctaaataaaaattgatataactctattttttgtggcttttttcgaaaccctagaaaaaatattgttcctaactctgcGGAAAGtatcttccccgcactcgactgcttgcccgaactccactatcgcgtcgttcgggtcaacggcagtctcgtgcgtgaaagtatcactttccgcactagttaggaaaataactatttcgggtggggggtaactttaaaatctcaaatggaaacccctagtttttcttgcagatttggattcgttacgtaaaagtaagcaacttttattcaagacattttctCGAACtgtggataaatggcgctataattgagaaaaaccatttatcctgataccataggtaaattatagaaacggtctaatatctcgagaaatacacttccaaatgagaaaccaaaaaacaggtttttaatatttttcgaaaacctatcgacgAACATCAAACATGACCCTTCAACCCATCCCCTGAATGTGGGggagggggtaactttaaaatattaaatagattttcaacccccactttttattgcagattcgaattcgtcatgaaaaattaaggaacatttatttgaaacattttttaggattgttgatagatggcgctttaattggaaaaatacgatttattagcgccatctatcagcaattttaaaaaatgcttCGAATAAATGTTggttaatttttcatgacgaattcgaatctgcaataaaaagtgggggttgctattgaAGATTTTACCGTCCCCCCCCCCCCGCATTCAGGGGTGGGTTGAAAGGTCGTGTTTGGTGTtcatcgataggttttcgaaaaatattaaaaacatgttttttggtttctcatttggaagggtatttctcgagatattagaccgtttctctaatttacctatggtatcaggataaatcgtttttcccaattatagcgccatctatccacagttcgaaaaaatgtcttgaataaaagttgattatttttacgtaacgaatccaaatctgcaagaaaaactggggtttatatttgagattttaaagttaccccccaccccacctccaggggtgtagtgggggttggtgtttggtgtcatttgatagattttggaaaattattgaatacgtatttttcagtttttcgatccgatgctcatttcgcgaaatattcgaccgttccgctacttttgggacaccttatAGATGTATATTTGGGacaaataataaaagtaaatatggaacaccaaacagcggaggtaaaaagaagggtcagattggcCTGGGTAGGATTtgggaaattaaaatgggtcttaaagaataaaaaaatacaacaatacctacttaaaaacaagagtgcttgtccagtgcatactcccaattctcacatatgcatgccaaacatggaccttgaccaaacCAAACATGGAtgaaataatgaagacacaaagagacATGGACAGAGCAATGTTACGAGTAAAATTatcagacaaaaagcaaaacaactgggtaagaaataaaacaaaagtcaaagaagCAGGAAAACATAGAGCAAGGCTAAACTgaagcttcgcaggtcataacaccagacaaacggacaataggtggaataccacgatacaaaaATGGAGAGTACGGACACGAAGAGAgcaagagagcaagaggacggccccagatgagatggggagacgacattaaaagataggaggaacgcactagaaccagaaagcactaaacacaagcgaatggaggaaactgggggaagcctatgttcaaaattggacgaattaaagggcaaaagaacaAGGAGAAACAAAATAAGTCATTAGTGGTATCAGAAGAACCAGACAATCAAAAATGTTtgcaaacaaaaaaataataatgcaaTTTATAAtgcgtcccaggaacgcaactcacaAATTCATAAATATATTTGCAATATCATTTTAAcgtcatctactttaaaatgtgtgTCAGATTTGTCAATATTAATGAGTCAGATGAAGTTAAataattagaagaattttttaccaatcaacaaaaacaaaatttgtttaatttatcaataatttttattttgataacgattGGCCAAGTGGACATCGAAatcaaataaacttgattttaaagtaaaattgtggcttcttcacaactaaaatagtaaattgtaagATGTTGCGACAAGAAAAAAACTTcagaataatattaaaaaaaaataaccatTTACCATTTAACATTACTACTCGAGAAGAAATACTTAGGAATTAAATTGTCAAGATATAAAAACGTCGAGAATAAGTTAACAGATAAGTGAATAACGCGTCGAAAAATACATTGAGCAATGCCCTAAAGACTGTCAAAATAAACGCAAAacatggaaaacatattaagttgtgagatagtaCGAGGTAAAGCAAGTTCATTTACGAGgctagttgacttcagtcataCGTATGTCAGTCATACTTGTGACGTCG includes the following:
- the LOC114334941 gene encoding probable metabolite transport protein CsbC, whose protein sequence is MTNQNLENGTVIEEKEKFTGFTIDCTEKKKSKKALWIFYISLFTASSLLVTNGSVMVWSSPVLPKLYSNDTDINPLSEPMTSLETSILMSLAAFASILGFILMAKLSDAFGRKLSMRVLGLVYGCSLTAIAFASNLYIYYIFFFLNGFVAAGILINVSIYCSEISEDKHRAWMGCVVGLMVPIGNLLGYTFGAIIDSVKYFTLIIALPAFLHVVFSFFIAESPTYLVGKRRKSEALDALKHLRKYSTVVSAELEYESIEIFNSGDTTDKNTIVGLFSSPGLKKGLFLGFTLFATQQLTGVPTMLAYLGSIFNEAGSTLSSDVVGIIFGAAQITVTLLATFIVNRFGRRPLLLWSSFGCALSLLFLTFYFYAQKIELSFVKDIRWVPIAFIITFITSFGLGLGPIPMVMIGELFRNEQRALGVATITISQCVMTVIINFAYPLLKDAYGIYLCMGIYCLATSICSVLLFCYLPETRGKSLAEIQEILSK